The Leptospirales bacterium genome has a window encoding:
- a CDS encoding class I fructose-bisphosphate aldolase, translated as MSYNRIVELLGKDGDSLLNHKAKVDKSTLHLPGEDFVERVWMPSDRTPQTLRSLQQLFGTGRLAHSGYVSILPVDQGIEHSAGASFAPNPIYFDPENIVKLAIEGGCNAVASTFGVLGTVARKYAHKIPFMVKINHNELLSYPNKFDQIMFGNIEEAWNMGAVAVGATIYFGSDESSRQLIEVAQAFQLAHELGMATVLWCYTRNNEFKKDKDYHVSADLTGQANHLGVTIQADIIKQKLPENNGGFNAIKFGKTHPKVYSDLSSDHPIDLCRYQVLNCYMGRAGLINSGGASSGESDLAEAVRTAVVNKRAGGMGLISGRKAFQRPMKDGAALLQAIQDVYLAKEITIA; from the coding sequence ATGAGTTACAATCGAATCGTAGAGCTGCTTGGCAAAGACGGCGACTCGCTTTTGAATCACAAAGCAAAGGTCGATAAATCGACGCTGCATTTGCCGGGAGAAGACTTTGTAGAGAGGGTGTGGATGCCTTCCGATCGCACTCCGCAAACGCTGCGCTCGCTGCAGCAGCTATTTGGGACTGGCCGACTGGCGCATAGCGGCTACGTGTCGATTCTGCCCGTCGATCAGGGGATTGAGCACAGCGCCGGCGCCAGCTTTGCGCCGAATCCAATCTATTTCGATCCGGAAAACATTGTGAAGTTGGCCATCGAAGGCGGCTGCAACGCCGTAGCCTCGACTTTCGGCGTTCTGGGAACCGTCGCTCGCAAGTATGCGCACAAGATTCCCTTTATGGTAAAAATCAATCACAACGAACTGTTGAGCTATCCCAATAAGTTCGATCAGATCATGTTTGGCAACATTGAAGAGGCCTGGAACATGGGCGCCGTCGCCGTGGGCGCTACCATCTACTTTGGATCGGACGAGTCCAGCCGTCAGCTCATTGAAGTGGCGCAGGCCTTCCAGCTGGCTCACGAACTGGGCATGGCTACAGTACTTTGGTGCTACACCCGAAACAACGAGTTCAAGAAGGACAAGGACTACCATGTCTCTGCGGACCTGACCGGTCAGGCTAACCACCTGGGCGTTACGATCCAGGCGGATATCATCAAGCAAAAGCTTCCGGAGAACAATGGCGGTTTTAACGCCATCAAGTTTGGCAAGACGCATCCCAAGGTTTACAGCGACTTGTCCAGCGATCACCCGATCGATCTCTGCCGCTACCAGGTGCTGAACTGCTACATGGGCCGCGCCGGCCTGATCAATTCCGGCGGCGCCTCTTCCGGAGAAAGCGACCTGGCCGAAGCAGTACGCACTGCGGTGGTCAACAAGCGCGCTGGCGGCATGGGACTGATATCCGGTCGCAAGGCCTTCCAACGGCCAATGAAAGATGGCGCTGCGCTACTGCAGGCCATTCAGGACGTTTATCTGGCCAAAGAGATTACGATCGCCTGA
- a CDS encoding MinD/ParA family protein, which yields MQLMDQAESLRKLAGDRSRASALLEPAESDTPIETDSDVPEMSEEQGEVKTRVISVTSGKGGVGKSTLSVNMGIAIGKLGKRVLLLDGDLGLANVNVLMGIIPEHNIYEVMKGKKKIRDIIIPTSFGIDIIAGANGISQLANLNDSQREHFLSQLGELTGYDVMLIDTGAGVGANVLGLVMPADEIVVVTTPEPTAITDAYGMIKSIVANGQEKIIKLIVNRVPSAIEAKRVADRLASISAQFLKTEVDAIGFIFEESLVQKSVRSQRPHLVQFPGSKSSACINHIAARLMNTNRNEAPEGILGFFRKLMGRSGDRNAGAF from the coding sequence GTGCAGCTTATGGATCAGGCAGAGAGTCTTCGAAAGCTGGCGGGCGATCGATCCCGCGCTTCCGCTTTGCTGGAGCCAGCAGAAAGCGATACGCCAATTGAGACGGACAGCGATGTGCCGGAAATGAGCGAAGAGCAGGGCGAGGTAAAGACCCGGGTCATCTCCGTAACCTCCGGCAAGGGAGGCGTGGGGAAGTCAACGCTCTCGGTCAATATGGGCATTGCTATTGGAAAACTGGGCAAGCGCGTCCTGCTGCTCGATGGCGACCTTGGCCTCGCTAATGTCAACGTCCTGATGGGCATTATCCCCGAGCATAACATCTACGAGGTTATGAAGGGGAAAAAGAAAATCCGCGACATCATCATCCCCACTTCCTTTGGAATAGACATCATCGCAGGCGCGAATGGCATTTCGCAGCTGGCCAATCTAAATGATTCGCAGCGCGAACATTTCCTGAGCCAGCTTGGCGAGCTGACTGGCTACGACGTGATGCTGATCGATACCGGCGCTGGCGTGGGCGCCAATGTGCTGGGTCTGGTCATGCCTGCCGATGAAATTGTCGTCGTGACCACCCCCGAGCCAACAGCTATCACCGACGCTTACGGGATGATCAAGAGTATCGTGGCTAACGGCCAGGAAAAGATCATCAAACTGATCGTGAACCGCGTGCCTTCGGCTATTGAAGCCAAGCGCGTCGCCGACAGGCTGGCCAGCATATCCGCTCAGTTCCTCAAGACAGAAGTCGATGCTATTGGCTTCATCTTTGAGGAGAGTCTGGTCCAAAAAAGCGTCAGAAGCCAGCGTCCGCATCTGGTTCAATTCCCCGGTTCCAAGAGTTCGGCCTGCATCAATCACATTGCGGCGCGCTTGATGAATACCAATCGCAATGAAGCGCCAGAAGGGATCCTTGGCTTCTTTCGCAAACTGATGGGTCGCAGCGGCGACCGCAACGCAGGCGCGTTCTAA
- the whiG gene encoding RNA polymerase sigma factor WhiG: MSTRIWEKYKDRDELELWRNYRQTADREIRDYLVQKYSPLVKYVAGRVAIGMPQNVEFDDLVSYGSFGLLDAIEKFDPDRDIKFKTYAMTRIRGAIFDELRSIDWIPRSIRQKAKQVEETIAMLENKLGHTVDDDDIAREMGISQDELQSLLAKISGASMISLNDIWYLGDDNDEVSFMETLESPANLNPDTLIEKEEIKSVIVEAIKHLPDKEKKVIVLYYYEDLTLKEIGEVLEVTESRISQLHTKAIMRLRGKLMRMKNALKK, from the coding sequence ATGTCCACCAGGATCTGGGAAAAGTACAAAGACCGGGATGAGCTGGAGCTCTGGCGCAACTATCGTCAGACTGCTGATCGGGAAATCCGCGACTATCTGGTGCAGAAGTACTCGCCGCTGGTGAAGTACGTTGCCGGCCGGGTGGCCATTGGCATGCCTCAAAATGTCGAATTCGACGATCTGGTGAGCTACGGCAGCTTTGGACTGCTGGATGCCATCGAAAAATTTGATCCGGATCGCGACATCAAGTTCAAAACCTACGCTATGACCCGCATCCGCGGCGCCATCTTCGATGAGTTGCGCAGCATTGACTGGATCCCGCGTTCGATCCGCCAAAAAGCCAAGCAGGTGGAAGAGACCATTGCCATGCTCGAGAACAAGCTCGGGCATACTGTGGATGACGATGATATCGCTCGCGAGATGGGCATTTCCCAGGATGAGCTGCAAAGCCTGCTGGCCAAGATCTCCGGCGCCAGCATGATCTCATTGAACGACATCTGGTATCTGGGAGACGACAATGATGAGGTTTCTTTCATGGAAACCCTCGAGTCTCCGGCGAACCTTAATCCGGATACGCTCATCGAAAAAGAAGAAATCAAGTCGGTGATTGTTGAGGCCATCAAGCATCTGCCGGACAAAGAGAAAAAGGTAATCGTTCTTTACTATTACGAGGACCTTACTCTTAAAGAAATCGGCGAAGTGCTGGAAGTGACGGAGAGCCGCATCTCGCAATTGCACACCAAGGCAATTATGCGTCTGCGCGGCAAGCTGATGCGTATGAAAAATGCGCTGAAGAAGTAA
- a CDS encoding flagellar protein FlaG: MENVAIDRVQSAHSQTATEGMRIVAARRSEEQLQVVANPRERQYRDVLDTPENRERIGKALGALETVASSHGTDAANTRYQFKMHAESGRLQVALVNFMTGETIEEIPSEKVLDFANVLDELSGLIINKEA; this comes from the coding sequence ATGGAAAATGTCGCCATTGACAGGGTCCAGTCTGCGCACAGCCAGACCGCCACGGAAGGCATGCGGATCGTCGCCGCAAGGCGCAGCGAGGAACAGCTGCAAGTTGTTGCAAATCCGCGGGAAAGGCAGTACAGGGATGTACTCGATACGCCGGAAAACCGGGAACGCATCGGTAAGGCGCTTGGTGCGCTGGAAACCGTTGCCAGTTCGCACGGGACCGACGCTGCAAATACCCGCTATCAATTCAAGATGCATGCCGAATCGGGTCGTCTACAGGTCGCCCTGGTGAATTTTATGACCGGAGAGACAATCGAAGAGATTCCCTCCGAGAAGGTCCTGGATTTTGCCAACGTACTGGATGAGCTGAGCGGATTGATTATCAACAAGGAAGCCTGA
- a CDS encoding flagellin, with product MIINHNLSAINSNRVLKFQHWEVDRNMERLSSGMRINRAGDDASGLAVSEKMRAQIAGLRQAERNTEDGMSMIQTAEGYMSGVADILQRIRVLAVQASNGIYTASDRQNIQVEVSQLVDEIDRVASQAEFNKMNLLMGHYARGSRVSSMWFHIGPNQHQRERVYISTMTALSLNVRRVDGSIVSLSTPAMANEALGMVDSALTRINKQRADLGAYFNRLEHAAKGLMNAYENTQAAESRIRDTDMAEESVAFTKNQILVQTGTAMLAQANIRPQSVLQLLR from the coding sequence ATGATCATCAACCATAACCTTTCCGCGATCAATTCGAATCGCGTCCTCAAGTTCCAGCATTGGGAAGTGGACCGGAATATGGAGAGGTTGTCTTCGGGCATGCGGATCAACCGCGCCGGAGATGACGCCTCTGGATTGGCCGTATCTGAAAAGATGCGCGCTCAAATAGCCGGTTTGCGCCAGGCGGAACGTAACACTGAAGACGGGATGAGCATGATCCAGACCGCCGAAGGCTACATGTCTGGAGTCGCGGACATCTTACAACGAATTCGCGTTCTGGCTGTCCAGGCCTCGAACGGAATCTACACTGCCAGCGACCGGCAGAACATTCAGGTCGAAGTGTCTCAGCTCGTCGACGAGATTGATCGCGTCGCATCGCAAGCTGAGTTCAACAAGATGAATCTGTTGATGGGCCACTACGCACGCGGATCACGCGTGAGCTCAATGTGGTTCCATATTGGACCAAACCAGCATCAGCGCGAGCGGGTATACATCTCTACGATGACCGCCCTGTCGCTGAACGTACGACGTGTGGATGGCAGCATTGTTAGCCTCTCCACGCCGGCCATGGCCAACGAGGCGCTGGGAATGGTGGATTCTGCGTTGACGCGTATCAACAAGCAACGCGCGGACCTGGGCGCTTACTTCAATCGCCTCGAACACGCCGCCAAAGGCTTGATGAACGCCTACGAAAACACGCAGGCGGCGGAAAGCCGCATTCGCGATACGGATATGGCCGAGGAATCTGTGGCTTTCACCAAGAACCAGATTCTGGTCCAAACCGGAACGGCCATGCTCGCTCAGGCGAATATCCGCCCGCAGTCAGTATTGCAACTGCTGCGATAA
- a CDS encoding flagellin gives MIINHNMSAVNAHRVYKFNQWQVDKSMARLASGERINRAGDDPSGLAVSEKMRTQVQGLRQAERNTEDGMSFIQTTEGYLGQIADIVQRIRVLAVQSANGIYSREDRQLIQVEVSQLVDEVDRVASQAEFNRFKLLLGEYSRGSRSGSMWFQMGANAAQRERVFITTMTARALSLRGADSRAVTISTPAGANDTIGSADKALTRLMRLRADLGGYYNRLEHSAKGLMNAYENVMASESRIRDADMAEEMVELTTRQILSQTSVAMLAQAGVRPQGILSLLR, from the coding sequence ATGATTATCAATCACAACATGAGCGCGGTGAATGCCCATCGCGTTTATAAGTTCAATCAGTGGCAAGTGGACAAGTCCATGGCGCGACTGGCCTCCGGAGAGCGGATCAACCGCGCCGGAGACGATCCGTCCGGGCTTGCGGTGTCTGAGAAGATGCGGACCCAGGTTCAGGGTTTGCGACAGGCAGAGCGTAATACCGAGGACGGGATGAGCTTCATCCAGACCACGGAAGGCTACCTGGGGCAAATTGCTGACATCGTGCAGCGAATCAGGGTACTGGCGGTACAATCCGCTAACGGCATCTACAGCCGGGAAGACCGGCAGCTGATACAGGTTGAGGTTTCTCAACTTGTTGACGAAGTCGATCGAGTTGCGTCGCAGGCGGAATTCAATCGCTTCAAGCTGCTGCTCGGCGAATATTCGCGAGGATCACGCAGCGGCTCCATGTGGTTTCAGATGGGGGCCAATGCGGCGCAGAGGGAGCGCGTGTTCATCACTACGATGACGGCGCGAGCTCTGAGTCTCCGCGGCGCGGATTCGCGCGCGGTGACGATCTCTACGCCAGCCGGGGCCAACGATACGATCGGCAGCGCCGATAAGGCTTTGACCAGGCTGATGCGTTTGCGGGCTGATCTGGGCGGTTACTATAACCGGCTGGAACATTCTGCAAAGGGGCTGATGAATGCGTATGAAAACGTCATGGCATCAGAATCGCGAATTAGAGATGCAGATATGGCGGAGGAGATGGTTGAGCTCACCACTCGCCAGATTCTATCTCAGACCTCCGTCGCAATGCTGGCGCAGGCTGGCGTGCGTCCACAGGGGATTCTATCGCTCTTGCGTTGA
- a CDS encoding DUF1554 domain-containing protein, with protein sequence MATLRKFLRLFGIAGLSCSAFACAQSPELPNFLALGLLPTPGVSVLATLNVTEGGATDTYSLRLNQAPTAPVTIQVVPDSQLSVSTTSLTFNSSNYSTPQGVIVTAVDDLIIEGNHFGYITHSVSTSDLAFQSLNPGIVVAGITDNDSAGISLSTTTVAATEGGATGAYTVVLTFAPTASVTVTATADSQTRVNGAASAPLTFTAGACPGPGNWCVPQTITVSAVNDTVVEGAHTGTITNAATSADPKYNGLAISNVTANLTDNDAAGVSLVESGGSTVLVENGATDSINVSLTLQPSSNTTVRIDPDAQGDVGAGAGNPLDLVFTTGACPGPGNWCTAQTVTVTAVNDAVDEGDHTTTITRTVIAGPAPYVALAPVNIIATITDNDRGSVTFNTAGSVDVDELTPATADTYTIVLGYRPESNVTITVDPDLQLSVNGGGAGVATNLTFTGGAACPPANWCTAQTVSVTAIDDVAAEATPHTGVITHTVAAGSPAAYLALNPLANVNVNIADNDSDGVLMVQSGGVTNVTEGGATDTYTIKLTSDPGVNVTINIDPDAQLDLGGGADNAINLTFTTGACPGPGNWCANQTVTVTANDDGAAEANHTGVIAHSVTAGPAGYLALNPLPSITANITDNDVKRIFVTAGTWNGQTVGGIAGADAKCAADANKPAGPGVWRALMVESNLNTRIACTTANCGGGPGEHIAWVLAANQAYYRTNLTTALFTTDANGIFVFGAFTNAFGAAGTAWTGLNSNWTAQGVLLECGQWASSGPIIFGAFGSVTATNGTALSNGSTSCNGATRNLICVEQ encoded by the coding sequence ATGGCTACTTTGCGCAAATTCTTGCGACTTTTTGGCATTGCCGGCCTTAGCTGCAGCGCCTTTGCCTGCGCTCAGTCGCCGGAGCTGCCAAATTTTCTGGCGCTTGGGCTGCTGCCGACCCCCGGAGTTTCCGTGCTGGCCACGCTGAACGTGACCGAGGGAGGTGCAACGGACACCTACTCGCTCCGTCTTAACCAGGCGCCCACAGCTCCCGTCACCATCCAGGTTGTGCCCGATTCCCAATTGAGCGTCTCCACGACCAGCCTGACCTTCAACAGCAGCAACTATTCTACGCCGCAGGGCGTGATTGTGACGGCCGTTGACGATCTGATCATCGAGGGCAACCACTTTGGCTACATCACCCATTCTGTTTCAACCAGCGATCTGGCTTTCCAGAGCCTGAATCCTGGCATCGTGGTTGCCGGCATCACCGACAACGACAGCGCCGGCATCTCCCTTTCCACGACGACTGTGGCGGCAACCGAGGGCGGCGCCACTGGCGCCTACACCGTTGTGCTTACTTTTGCGCCAACGGCCAGTGTAACGGTTACGGCCACAGCCGATAGTCAGACGCGCGTCAACGGCGCAGCCTCAGCGCCGCTAACATTTACTGCGGGCGCCTGTCCTGGCCCCGGGAACTGGTGCGTTCCGCAGACAATTACAGTCAGCGCCGTCAATGATACTGTAGTCGAGGGCGCCCACACGGGCACGATCACTAACGCGGCAACAAGCGCCGATCCAAAATACAACGGCCTGGCGATATCGAACGTGACCGCCAATCTGACGGACAATGATGCGGCCGGCGTCTCGCTAGTGGAAAGCGGCGGAAGTACAGTACTGGTAGAGAATGGCGCCACTGATTCTATCAACGTATCGCTGACCCTGCAGCCCTCCTCCAACACAACGGTTCGCATCGATCCAGACGCCCAGGGCGATGTTGGCGCCGGCGCCGGCAATCCGCTGGATCTGGTATTTACGACCGGCGCCTGTCCCGGACCGGGGAACTGGTGCACGGCGCAGACGGTCACTGTCACCGCTGTAAACGATGCCGTCGACGAAGGCGATCATACGACTACCATCACACGTACTGTAATCGCTGGACCGGCGCCCTATGTTGCACTGGCCCCGGTCAACATCATTGCTACAATCACTGACAACGACCGTGGCAGTGTTACTTTCAATACGGCGGGCAGCGTCGATGTGGATGAGCTAACCCCGGCGACCGCGGACACCTACACCATCGTGCTGGGCTATCGACCAGAATCCAATGTCACCATCACCGTGGACCCCGATTTGCAGCTCAGTGTCAACGGCGGCGGAGCGGGCGTGGCAACCAATCTCACCTTTACCGGCGGCGCCGCCTGTCCGCCGGCCAACTGGTGCACGGCCCAGACCGTTTCAGTTACTGCCATCGATGATGTTGCCGCCGAAGCGACTCCCCACACTGGCGTCATCACTCACACCGTCGCAGCTGGTTCGCCGGCCGCCTATCTCGCGCTGAACCCGCTGGCCAACGTAAATGTAAACATCGCCGACAACGATTCGGACGGCGTCCTAATGGTTCAGAGCGGCGGCGTAACCAACGTAACAGAAGGCGGCGCCACCGACACGTATACGATCAAATTGACCTCGGATCCGGGCGTCAATGTGACGATCAACATTGATCCAGATGCACAGCTCGATCTTGGCGGCGGCGCCGACAACGCAATCAACCTGACCTTCACGACGGGGGCCTGTCCGGGGCCGGGTAACTGGTGTGCGAATCAGACCGTTACCGTGACAGCCAATGACGATGGCGCCGCCGAAGCCAACCACACCGGCGTAATTGCACACAGCGTAACAGCAGGACCGGCAGGCTATCTGGCGCTCAACCCGCTGCCGTCGATTACGGCCAATATCACGGACAATGACGTGAAACGGATCTTTGTCACCGCCGGAACCTGGAATGGACAAACCGTAGGCGGCATAGCCGGGGCCGATGCCAAGTGTGCGGCAGACGCAAACAAACCGGCCGGCCCTGGCGTATGGCGCGCGTTGATGGTGGAGTCAAACCTCAACACACGCATTGCCTGTACCACCGCTAATTGCGGCGGCGGACCTGGCGAACACATCGCCTGGGTGCTTGCCGCAAATCAGGCATATTACCGAACCAACCTGACCACCGCCCTCTTTACCACGGATGCAAATGGGATCTTTGTGTTTGGCGCCTTTACCAATGCCTTTGGCGCCGCCGGAACCGCCTGGACCGGGCTGAACAGCAATTGGACGGCACAGGGCGTGCTGCTCGAATGCGGACAGTGGGCAAGTTCCGGCCCCATCATCTTTGGCGCATTTGGCAGCGTTACTGCAACCAATGGCACCGCACTGAGCAATGGCAGTACGAGCTGCAACGGAGCAACGCGCAACCTGATCTGCGTGGAACAGTAG
- a CDS encoding enoyl-CoA hydratase/isomerase family protein has protein sequence MTSYPFFEIELGTAPGVATVWLNRPQARNAMSWDFWRDLPALVEELNARSELSAVALLARGKSFSTGLDIPEFFERFETTISSPEADGREGLLALIRTMQKGLNAIAASPKIWVAGVHRHCIGGGLDLIAACDLRLCSADASFSLREARVAIVADMGSLNRLPGIIGMSNTRLMALTAADFSAVEAQRMQLVSQVYTTQAEMQAATLQLAAQIAANPAIAVRGTKQALNFIQEHGIADSIDYLAVWNAGMLDSKALREMVAAMRARKGPA, from the coding sequence ATGACTTCCTATCCATTTTTTGAAATTGAATTGGGAACCGCCCCCGGCGTGGCTACGGTCTGGCTCAATCGACCGCAGGCGCGCAACGCCATGAGCTGGGATTTCTGGAGGGATCTGCCGGCGCTTGTTGAAGAGCTCAATGCCAGATCCGAGCTGTCGGCGGTAGCGCTGCTGGCGCGCGGAAAGTCGTTCAGCACCGGACTTGATATTCCGGAGTTTTTTGAGCGTTTCGAAACGACCATATCGTCGCCGGAGGCTGATGGCCGGGAAGGATTGCTGGCGTTGATTCGCACCATGCAAAAGGGACTCAATGCCATTGCCGCCAGCCCTAAGATCTGGGTTGCTGGCGTGCATCGGCACTGCATTGGCGGCGGCCTGGATCTGATTGCAGCCTGCGATCTTCGCCTGTGCAGCGCCGACGCCAGCTTTTCGCTGCGCGAAGCCAGGGTGGCCATCGTCGCCGATATGGGCAGCTTGAATCGCCTGCCGGGAATCATTGGCATGAGCAATACGCGGCTGATGGCTTTGACCGCCGCCGACTTTTCAGCCGTCGAAGCGCAGCGCATGCAGCTGGTCAGTCAGGTTTACACTACGCAGGCCGAAATGCAGGCCGCCACGCTGCAGCTGGCCGCCCAGATTGCCGCCAACCCCGCCATTGCTGTTCGCGGCACAAAACAAGCGCTAAATTTTATCCAGGAACACGGCATTGCCGACAGCATTGACTATCTTGCAGTATGGAATGCAGGGATGCTCGACAGCAAGGCGCTGCGGGAAATGGTCGCGGCGATGCGCGCGCGGAAGGGCCCGGCTTGA
- a CDS encoding D-sedoheptulose 7-phosphate isomerase codes for MRSWIQKQIEDSIAAKQMLIDRSLGEIESAGRALADSFRRGGKTLFCGNGGSAADAQHLATEFSIRYRARPERPSLPSISLAADSSAVTACGNDFGFDQIFARQVEGLGRPEDAIVGITTSGNSLNVIAALRVARQRGMCVVALSGGDGGLLAKAERASIDHLIVVPAADTARIQECHIMLGQILCAIVEKELYGFD; via the coding sequence ATGAGGTCGTGGATCCAGAAGCAAATAGAAGACAGCATCGCCGCCAAGCAAATGCTGATCGATCGATCCCTGGGCGAAATCGAATCCGCCGGCCGCGCGCTGGCCGACTCTTTTCGCCGCGGCGGCAAGACTCTGTTTTGCGGCAATGGCGGCTCCGCCGCCGACGCCCAGCATCTGGCAACCGAATTCAGCATTCGCTATCGCGCCCGGCCGGAACGTCCCAGCCTGCCTTCGATTTCACTGGCGGCGGACTCCAGCGCCGTCACAGCCTGCGGCAATGATTTTGGCTTTGATCAAATCTTTGCCCGTCAGGTTGAGGGCCTTGGCCGCCCGGAAGATGCCATCGTGGGTATTACTACTTCTGGGAACTCGCTCAATGTAATTGCCGCACTGCGCGTTGCTCGCCAGCGCGGAATGTGCGTGGTTGCCCTGAGCGGCGGGGACGGCGGTCTGCTGGCCAAAGCCGAACGCGCCAGCATCGATCATTTGATTGTAGTTCCAGCTGCGGATACGGCGCGCATCCAGGAGTGTCATATCATGCTGGGACAAATCCTCTGCGCTATTGTGGAGAAAGAGCTCTACGGCTTTGATTGA
- a CDS encoding ROK family protein, translating into MQTAQAAYLGIDLGGSNIYGVAFSPDFQPLADAKCDTEARQGYEHVLERIRSQIELLLTASREQGYVPAAIGLCVPGVIEMEQDTVRTAPNLSWSEVRPLEQLALPLPGRLINDVNAGLLGELDAMQTKPSIAAAYFCGTGIGGAIWIHGRLLTGAHGGAGEAGHCVVRVGGRRPEGGIRGSLEAYIGKWALNRRIQARLESGKKTMLRELIDYNLNKTPVKSSSLKKAYEAGDRYTRELMEDYYARYLGVGISQCVNLIEPEMVVLGGGIMESLGRRLLPSIERHMRRHSLTSAPELRLAALGDLAGPRGAAVYARQLAETAQDVRQ; encoded by the coding sequence ATGCAAACAGCGCAGGCAGCATACCTGGGCATTGACCTGGGCGGAAGCAACATCTACGGCGTCGCCTTCAGTCCCGATTTTCAACCTCTGGCTGACGCGAAATGTGATACGGAAGCGCGCCAGGGCTATGAACATGTTCTCGAGCGTATTCGCTCGCAGATCGAACTCTTGCTGACTGCATCCAGAGAACAGGGCTACGTTCCCGCGGCCATTGGGCTGTGTGTTCCTGGCGTCATTGAAATGGAACAGGACACGGTTCGCACGGCGCCCAATCTCTCGTGGTCGGAGGTGCGGCCGCTGGAGCAACTGGCCTTGCCGCTTCCGGGCCGCCTGATCAATGATGTCAATGCCGGTCTGCTGGGAGAGCTTGATGCTATGCAAACTAAGCCGAGTATCGCCGCCGCCTACTTCTGCGGCACCGGTATTGGCGGCGCAATCTGGATTCACGGGAGATTGCTCACCGGCGCACATGGCGGCGCGGGCGAAGCGGGACACTGCGTGGTTCGCGTTGGCGGCCGCCGTCCGGAAGGCGGCATCCGAGGATCGCTGGAGGCCTACATTGGCAAGTGGGCGCTCAATCGGCGCATCCAGGCGCGTCTGGAATCCGGAAAGAAGACGATGTTGCGCGAGCTGATAGACTACAACCTCAATAAGACGCCGGTCAAGTCGTCCTCGTTGAAGAAGGCCTATGAGGCGGGCGATCGTTATACTCGCGAACTGATGGAGGATTACTACGCTCGCTACCTTGGCGTCGGCATCAGTCAGTGTGTAAACTTGATCGAGCCGGAAATGGTGGTCTTAGGAGGGGGCATCATGGAAAGTCTTGGTCGCCGCCTGCTGCCTTCCATTGAGCGACACATGCGTCGTCATTCGTTGACGTCGGCGCCAGAGTTGCGCCTGGCGGCGCTTGGCGATCTGGCCGGACCGCGTGGCGCGGCGGTCTATGCACGCCAGCTGGCGGAAACAGCCCAGGATGTTCGACAATGA